Within the Maribacter sp. BPC-D8 genome, the region ATCGTCATCTTCATCACAATCATCTTTTGCATTTTCAATAGCAATGGCTAATTCTTCATTACTGTCTACTAGTATAGTAGTTTCGTCAGACAATTTTAAAGTCACCGGAAAATCAAAACTTATTAAGTTATCGCCCCCTAAATCTTTGAAGAACAAACGCAACTCGCGATCACTTGCAACTTCAATAGTACTGGTTTGTTCTAAGCTGACATTAAAGGTGAACATCGTCATAGGGTACACAAAATCTATACATTCAATATCATCATCTTCGCCGCCTTCTTTACAATCTGTAGCTAATAAACGTAATTCATCTAACCCATTGATAGTGATTTCAGAGAAGTCACCCGCGGTAATGGTTATAGGAAAAATGATATCTAGAAGATTTTCATCATCATCTATACTATCAAAAATTTCTTCTATTTGCTCAATATCTTCTTCAGAATCGATAGTGATTGTTACGCCATTAACTTCAACGGTATACGGAAAATTGATTTGAAAACAACTAGTGCCATCTACGATATTATCGCAAGAACCATCGTTAGAACTGGTACGCTTTATTAAATCTGCTGTAGAAGAATTTGCTGTAATTGCAGTTGGTTCTTCCCCATTATTAATTTCTTCGATCTCATCTTGACAAGCAGTAAAGCTTAATGCAATTGTTAGTAGGCTAACGTACATTGCATATTTGAAATATTTTTTCATAATGACTTGGTATTGTTTGTTATTATGCTTCTAAAACAACCGAACTTAAAAATACCCTACCTCCATTTTAATTTTTTTTCAAATATCTTTGGTAAAAAGCAATCTATTGAAAGCGGACCAACAATTAAATGTGTGCGAAGAACAGGTTTACAAAAGGGTTTTTAACGAAACTTCTAAATCCATCTTCAATTATATTTATTACAAATTTGGTAATGAAGAGAAAGCAAACGATGCCGTACAAGAGGCATTTGTAAAGCTATGGGAGAATTGCGCTAAGGTTGCACCCGAAAAAGCAAAATCATATTTATATACCGTTGCCAATAATCTGTACCTTAATGTTATTAAGGCAGAAAAGGTTCGGTTAAAATATGCCGATGCTACTTTAAAGACTACCAATGAATCTCCGGAGTTTATTATGGAGGAAAATCAGTTCAAAGAAAAATTGGATAACGCATTGAATAGTCTGCCAGAAAATCAACGCACTACTTTTTTATTAAATAGGATTGATGGAAAGAAATATGCGGAGATAGCAGAAATGGAAGGCGTAAGCGTCAAAGCAATCGAAAAAAGGATGCATTTGGCACTGAAAAGTTTGAGGGAGCAAATTGATGGAATATAGGTTAGTGAGTTAGTGAGTTAGTGAGTTAGTGAGTTAGTGAGTTAGTGAGTTAGTGAGTTAGTGAAAAAACTTTTTACATTTCAATCAAACAACACAACTACTTAATACTTTTTACTTAGTACTTAGTGCTCATTACCGACCAACTTAATACTTAATACTTAAAAAATAAAGTAGGGTAATCTAATACTCAGTTGTTATACTAATACAAAGCTAAAAATATGCAAGACAATTACTTAGCAAAATGGCTTAATGATGAATTGAACGAAGCCGAACTGGTGGAGTTCAAAAAGTCGGAAGCTTATGATACATATCAGAAAATTAAGGCGTCGGCGGCACAGCTAGAATCTCCTGAATTTGATATGGATAAAGCATGGGCATCTATTGAAGAAACGAAGTCCGTAGAAGAAACCAAGGTATTTATATTATCTCCATTCAAGAAATTTCTTCGTGTTGCCGCTGTAGTGGCTGTATTACTTACCGCGTCGTTCTTTTATTTAAATACCTTGAACGAATCTTATACAACGGAATACGCCGAGAACAAATTAATAACACTACCAGATACATCAGAAGTTATTTTGAATGCGGAATCTGAATTAGCTTTCAGTGAGAAAAAATGGGATGCTAATAGAAATGTAGATCTTAAAGGAGAAGCTTATTTTAAAGTAGCTAAAGGAAAAAAATTCACCGTAGAAACGGCTGAAGGATTGGTTACCGTTTTAGGAACTCAGTTTAATGTAGAAACAAGGGAAGACTATTTTGAAGTCACCTGTTTTGAAGGTTTGGTAAGTGTCACTATCAACGGTGAAGAAACCAAGTTACCTGCAGGGAATTCACTATTGGCAATTAACGGCAAAAGCACCATGTCTAAAGCAACTATCAATGGTGAACCAACTTGGTTGTCTAAAGAAAGTTCTTTTAAAAGTATTCCGCTACACTATGTTTTAGATGAGTTACAACGACAATTTAATATTGAAGTCAGTGCTAAAGATATTGATACTGCTCAACTTTTTACAGGGTCATTTAGCAATGAAAACTTAGAACTTGCCTTAAAGAGCATTAGCGTTCCTTTACAAATTAAGTTTAACTTAGATGGGAATAAAGTGCTGTTCTATGCTGAAGAAGCACCTTAATACTTTTATCACCGTAATTTTATT harbors:
- a CDS encoding RNA polymerase sigma factor; this translates as MKADQQLNVCEEQVYKRVFNETSKSIFNYIYYKFGNEEKANDAVQEAFVKLWENCAKVAPEKAKSYLYTVANNLYLNVIKAEKVRLKYADATLKTTNESPEFIMEENQFKEKLDNALNSLPENQRTTFLLNRIDGKKYAEIAEMEGVSVKAIEKRMHLALKSLREQIDGI
- a CDS encoding FecR family protein, which codes for MQDNYLAKWLNDELNEAELVEFKKSEAYDTYQKIKASAAQLESPEFDMDKAWASIEETKSVEETKVFILSPFKKFLRVAAVVAVLLTASFFYLNTLNESYTTEYAENKLITLPDTSEVILNAESELAFSEKKWDANRNVDLKGEAYFKVAKGKKFTVETAEGLVTVLGTQFNVETREDYFEVTCFEGLVSVTINGEETKLPAGNSLLAINGKSTMSKATINGEPTWLSKESSFKSIPLHYVLDELQRQFNIEVSAKDIDTAQLFTGSFSNENLELALKSISVPLQIKFNLDGNKVLFYAEEAP